A part of Roseitalea porphyridii genomic DNA contains:
- a CDS encoding helix-turn-helix domain-containing protein: MSRILIGRRIRERRRALGISQRALAERLSISTAYLSLIENDKRLIAGGLLRKAADALGVDLEFLSASRDARLADDLTELTSALGLSELEGQASTDLASRHPQWARTLIRLHRDLQDARDAALTLADRLNRDPALVTLSHQTLTEITAIRSAAEILAQYETLETDQRRRFVDIIAKASDQLTASARAMLDMLEGPDAPTPAATPAREVEDFIIDHGNFFETIEDAAPRIVDTLPGHGLGLSAVLAARLEERHGVRIVRAEDGGAGPGTIALPAGAPEATVRFTLARELAARELADAIEAIAATGSFSSDETRRRARNALARYGAGTVLMPYDRFLETAEARRYDLSHLQARFNASFEQVAHRLVTLRRPGAEGVPFAFVRTDPAGNISKRFSLPGLRMPQFGGACPLWALYGAFSAGDRLVAQRAAMPDGRHLLLVARQVRKGTPSTVEPEARYAVMLACDAHHGHRIVHADGLGPDNVVPVGWECRSCPREACEQRAFPMLSVTAPRPSPPARSSHPDGLLDAAPRM, from the coding sequence ATGTCGCGCATCCTCATCGGTCGGCGAATCCGCGAACGACGCCGCGCGCTGGGCATTTCCCAGCGGGCGCTCGCCGAACGGCTGTCGATCTCGACCGCCTATCTGAGCCTGATCGAGAACGACAAGCGGCTGATCGCCGGCGGCCTTCTGCGCAAGGCCGCCGATGCGCTCGGCGTCGATCTGGAGTTCCTGTCGGCCAGCCGCGACGCACGACTTGCCGACGACCTGACCGAACTGACGAGCGCGCTCGGTCTCAGCGAACTCGAGGGCCAGGCCTCGACCGATCTGGCCAGCCGCCATCCGCAATGGGCGCGCACGCTGATCCGCCTTCACCGCGATCTGCAGGATGCCCGGGACGCCGCGCTGACGCTCGCCGACCGGCTCAACCGCGATCCGGCGCTTGTCACGCTCAGCCACCAGACGCTGACAGAGATCACCGCGATCCGCTCGGCGGCCGAAATCCTTGCGCAGTACGAAACGCTGGAGACCGACCAGCGCCGGCGGTTCGTCGACATCATCGCCAAGGCTTCCGACCAGCTCACCGCCAGCGCCCGTGCGATGCTCGACATGCTCGAGGGACCCGACGCGCCCACACCGGCGGCGACGCCGGCCCGCGAGGTCGAGGACTTCATCATCGATCACGGCAATTTCTTCGAAACCATCGAGGACGCCGCGCCGCGCATCGTCGACACGCTGCCCGGTCACGGGCTGGGACTGAGCGCGGTGCTCGCCGCCCGGCTCGAGGAGCGGCACGGCGTGCGCATCGTGCGCGCCGAGGACGGCGGTGCCGGACCCGGTACGATCGCCCTGCCCGCGGGAGCACCGGAGGCGACGGTCCGTTTCACCCTGGCGCGCGAACTCGCCGCGCGCGAACTGGCCGATGCGATCGAGGCCATCGCGGCGACCGGCAGCTTTTCCTCCGACGAGACCCGTCGGCGTGCCCGCAACGCGCTCGCGCGCTACGGCGCGGGCACCGTGCTGATGCCTTATGACCGCTTTCTCGAGACCGCCGAGGCGCGCCGCTACGACCTTTCCCACCTGCAGGCCCGCTTCAACGCCAGCTTCGAGCAGGTCGCCCACCGGCTGGTGACGCTGCGCAGGCCGGGCGCCGAGGGCGTGCCGTTCGCCTTCGTGCGAACCGACCCGGCCGGCAACATTTCCAAGCGCTTTTCGCTGCCCGGCCTGCGCATGCCGCAGTTCGGCGGCGCCTGTCCTCTGTGGGCGCTCTACGGCGCCTTTTCGGCCGGCGACCGGCTGGTCGCCCAGCGCGCCGCCATGCCCGACGGCCGGCACCTGCTGCTCGTCGCCCGTCAGGTGCGCAAGGGCACGCCGTCAACCGTCGAGCCGGAGGCACGCTACGCGGTCATGCTGGCCTGCGACGCCCACCACGGCCACCGCATCGTCCATGCCGACGGGCTCGGTCCCGACAACGTGGTGCCGGTCGGCTGGGAATGCCGGTCCTGTCCGCGCGAGGCGTGCGAGCAGCGTGCCTTTCCGATGCTTTCGGTGACGGCGCCCCGCCCGTCGCCACCGGCCCGGTCATCTCATCCCGATGGCCTGTTGGACGCAGCGCCGAGGATGTGA
- a CDS encoding aspartate aminotransferase family protein: MLRNDQLDQWDRENFFHPSTHLAQHARGESPSRIVTGGKGVYIEDRDGKTLLDAFAGLYCVNVGYGRTEIADAIAEQARELAYYHAYVGHGTEASITLAKMVLDRAPDHMSKVYFGLGGSDANETNVKLIWYYNNILGRPEKKKIVSRWRGYHGSGLVTGSLTGLKAFHDKFDLPLSQVVHTEAPCYYRRPDLAMSEADFVGHCAAELESLIEREGADTIAAFIGEPILGTGGIVPPPAGYWAAIQPILQKHDILLIADEVVTGFGRLGSMFGSDHYGLKPDIITIAKGLTSAYAPLSGSIVSDKVWKVLEQGTDENGPIGHGWTYSAHPIGAAAGVANLKLIDELGLVENAGRVGAYLNQAMADALAGHAHVGEVRGEGMLCAVELVEDKDKRAFFDPGRKIGMGVAAAMARSGVIARAMPQGDIIGFAPPLCLTEAEADRIVDVARAAVEEVLG; encoded by the coding sequence TCGAGGACCGTGACGGCAAGACCCTGCTCGACGCCTTCGCGGGGCTCTACTGCGTCAATGTCGGCTATGGCCGCACCGAGATCGCCGACGCGATCGCCGAGCAGGCGCGGGAACTGGCCTATTACCACGCCTATGTCGGCCACGGCACCGAAGCCTCGATCACACTCGCCAAGATGGTGCTCGACCGCGCGCCCGATCACATGTCCAAGGTCTATTTCGGCCTTGGCGGCTCGGACGCCAACGAGACCAACGTCAAGCTCATCTGGTACTACAACAACATTCTGGGCCGGCCCGAAAAGAAGAAGATCGTCTCGCGCTGGCGCGGCTATCACGGCTCCGGGCTCGTGACCGGCTCGCTGACCGGGCTGAAGGCCTTCCACGACAAGTTCGACCTGCCGTTGTCGCAGGTCGTCCACACCGAGGCGCCCTGCTACTACCGCCGGCCCGACCTTGCGATGAGCGAGGCCGACTTCGTTGGCCATTGCGCCGCCGAACTCGAGTCGCTAATCGAGCGCGAGGGCGCCGACACCATCGCCGCCTTCATCGGCGAGCCGATCCTGGGCACGGGCGGCATCGTGCCGCCGCCGGCCGGCTACTGGGCCGCGATCCAGCCGATCCTTCAAAAGCACGACATCCTGCTGATCGCCGACGAGGTGGTCACCGGCTTCGGACGTCTTGGCTCGATGTTTGGCTCAGACCATTACGGGCTGAAGCCCGACATCATCACCATCGCCAAGGGTCTGACCTCGGCCTATGCGCCGCTGTCCGGCTCGATCGTCTCGGACAAGGTGTGGAAGGTGCTCGAGCAGGGAACCGACGAGAACGGCCCGATCGGTCATGGCTGGACCTATTCGGCTCATCCGATCGGCGCGGCGGCGGGCGTCGCCAACCTCAAGCTGATCGACGAACTGGGCCTCGTCGAAAATGCCGGCAGGGTCGGCGCCTATCTCAACCAGGCGATGGCCGATGCGCTCGCCGGCCACGCCCATGTCGGCGAGGTGCGCGGCGAAGGCATGCTGTGCGCGGTCGAACTGGTCGAGGACAAGGACAAGCGCGCCTTCTTCGATCCGGGCCGCAAGATCGGCATGGGCGTTGCCGCCGCCATGGCGCGGAGCGGCGTCATCGCGCGGGCAATGCCGCAGGGCGACATCATCGGCTTCGCGCCGCCGCTGTGCCTGACCGAAGCGGAGGCGGACCGGATCGTCGATGTCGCGCGCGCGGCGGTCGAAGAGGTTCTCGGCTGA
- a CDS encoding ABC transporter ATP-binding protein — protein sequence MGILEVKNVNKRFGGLQALGDVNLSVAENSVHAIIGPNGAGKSTLLNCLIGKLEPDTGEVTFKGQSVLGRTPYQINQMGISRVFQTPEIFGDLTVIENMLIPCFAKRDGAFRMHAIESIAAEREVIDRAESMLDEVRMLDKRDMHSGSLSRGDKRRLEMAMCLVQEPSLLLLDEPTAGMARADTNNTIDLLKEIHDKRNITMAIIEHDMHVVFSLAQRITVLAQGTPLVEDTPENIKGHPKVKEAYLGEAA from the coding sequence ATGGGCATCCTCGAAGTCAAGAACGTCAACAAGCGCTTCGGCGGCCTGCAGGCGCTCGGCGACGTCAACCTGTCGGTCGCCGAGAACTCGGTCCACGCGATCATCGGGCCGAACGGGGCGGGCAAGTCGACATTGCTGAACTGCCTGATCGGCAAGCTCGAACCCGACACCGGCGAGGTAACGTTCAAGGGACAGTCGGTGCTCGGCCGGACGCCCTATCAGATCAACCAGATGGGGATCAGCCGCGTCTTCCAGACGCCGGAGATCTTCGGCGACCTGACGGTCATCGAGAACATGCTGATCCCGTGCTTCGCCAAGCGGGACGGGGCGTTCCGGATGCATGCGATCGAATCGATCGCGGCCGAACGCGAGGTGATCGACCGGGCCGAAAGCATGCTCGACGAGGTGCGGATGCTCGACAAGCGCGACATGCATTCGGGCTCGCTGTCACGCGGCGACAAGCGGCGGCTGGAGATGGCGATGTGCCTGGTGCAGGAGCCGAGCCTGTTGCTGCTCGACGAGCCCACCGCCGGCATGGCGCGCGCCGACACCAACAACACGATCGACCTGCTCAAGGAAATCCACGACAAGCGCAACATCACCATGGCGATCATCGAGCACGACATGCATGTGGTGTTCTCGCTGGCCCAGCGCATCACCGTGCTGGCGCAGGGCACGCCGCTCGTCGAGGATACGCCCGAGAACATCAAGGGCCATCCCAAGGTCAAGGAAGCCTATCTGGGAGAAGCGGCATGA
- a CDS encoding substrate-binding protein: protein MKFTTRNASRRTVLKGGAALAGALATPHIFVRNAYAFTNEPTGSTVTLGFNVPQSGPYADEGADELRAYELAVEHLNGTGADNGMMETFSSNALQGNGILGKKVEYVTGDTQTKSDAARASARSMIEKDGAVMITGGSSSGVAVAVQALCQEAGIIFMAGLTHSNDTTGKDRKANGFRHFFNSYMSGAALAPVLKNAYGDDRKAYHLTADYNWGYTTEEAVRTSTEAMGWETVETVLTPLTQTDFSSYITPVLQSDADVLVLNHYGGNMVNSLTNAVQFGLRDRMVNGKQFEIVVPLYSRLMAAGAGENVKGIFGSTNWHWSLQDEGSKAFVQSFGQKYGFPPSQAAHTCYVQTLLYADAVERAGSFNPCAVVEALEGYEFDGLGNGPTLYRAEDHQCFKDVLVVRGKENPENEFDLLEVVEVTPVEQVTYPPDHPQFGGPEATLGTCNPGA from the coding sequence ATGAAGTTTACAACACGCAACGCCTCGCGCCGCACGGTGCTCAAGGGAGGGGCGGCGCTCGCCGGCGCGCTTGCCACCCCGCATATCTTCGTCCGGAACGCCTACGCCTTCACCAACGAGCCGACCGGTTCGACGGTGACGCTCGGCTTCAACGTACCCCAGAGCGGGCCGTATGCGGACGAGGGCGCGGACGAACTGCGCGCCTACGAACTGGCCGTCGAGCACCTCAACGGCACCGGTGCCGACAACGGCATGATGGAGACGTTCTCCTCCAATGCGCTGCAGGGCAACGGCATCCTGGGCAAGAAGGTCGAGTATGTGACCGGCGACACCCAGACCAAGTCGGACGCGGCCCGCGCCTCGGCCCGCTCGATGATCGAAAAGGACGGCGCGGTGATGATCACCGGCGGTTCCTCGTCGGGCGTCGCGGTGGCCGTGCAGGCGCTGTGTCAGGAAGCGGGCATCATCTTCATGGCCGGCCTGACCCACTCCAACGACACCACCGGCAAGGACCGCAAGGCGAACGGTTTCCGCCACTTCTTCAACTCGTACATGTCGGGCGCCGCGCTCGCGCCGGTGCTGAAGAACGCCTATGGCGATGACCGCAAGGCCTATCACCTGACGGCGGACTACAACTGGGGCTACACGACCGAGGAAGCCGTTCGGACCTCGACCGAGGCGATGGGCTGGGAGACGGTCGAGACCGTGCTGACCCCGCTGACCCAGACCGACTTCTCGTCCTACATCACGCCGGTGCTGCAGTCGGACGCCGACGTGCTGGTTCTGAACCACTATGGCGGCAACATGGTCAACTCGCTGACCAACGCCGTCCAGTTCGGCCTGCGCGACCGGATGGTCAACGGCAAGCAGTTCGAGATCGTCGTGCCGCTCTATTCGCGCCTGATGGCCGCCGGTGCGGGCGAGAACGTCAAGGGCATCTTCGGTTCGACGAACTGGCACTGGTCGCTGCAGGACGAAGGCTCGAAGGCGTTCGTGCAGTCGTTCGGCCAGAAGTACGGCTTCCCGCCGTCCCAGGCCGCGCACACCTGCTACGTGCAGACGCTGCTGTACGCCGATGCCGTCGAGCGCGCCGGCTCGTTCAATCCGTGCGCCGTCGTCGAGGCGCTGGAGGGCTACGAGTTCGACGGTCTGGGCAACGGTCCGACCCTTTACCGCGCCGAAGACCACCAGTGCTTCAAGGACGTGCTTGTTGTGCGCGGCAAGGAGAACCCGGAGAACGAGTTCGACCTTCTCGAAGTGGTCGAGGTCACGCCGGTCGAGCAGGTCACCTATCCGCCCGACCATCCGCAGTTCGGCGGCCCCGAGGCGACGCTCGGCACTTGCAACCCGGGCGCCTGA
- a CDS encoding response regulator transcription factor produces the protein MTPRILIAEDEPFILESLNFLLGREGYLLVAVQDGAEVLAAVERERPDLIVLDAMLPGQDGFGILGELRASSFGATTPVLVLTAKGQEADRKRMMALGADAFVTKPFANRDLLAEIAGLLDRGEAGAREANHGT, from the coding sequence ATGACGCCCCGGATTCTGATCGCCGAGGACGAGCCGTTTATTCTTGAATCGCTGAACTTCCTGCTCGGACGGGAAGGCTATCTGCTCGTGGCGGTGCAGGACGGTGCCGAGGTTCTGGCCGCGGTCGAGCGCGAGCGGCCCGATCTGATCGTGCTCGACGCGATGCTGCCGGGCCAGGACGGGTTCGGCATCCTGGGCGAGTTGCGGGCCAGTTCCTTCGGCGCGACGACGCCGGTGCTCGTTTTGACCGCCAAGGGCCAGGAAGCCGACCGCAAGCGGATGATGGCGCTGGGCGCCGACGCCTTCGTCACCAAGCCGTTCGCCAACCGCGACCTGCTCGCCGAGATCGCCGGCCTGCTCGATCGCGGCGAGGCCGGCGCCCGGGAGGCCAACCATGGAACCTGA
- a CDS encoding ABC transporter ATP-binding protein, which yields MAATAPAFLSVHDIHSYYGESYIVQGVSFNVHEGEILALLGRNGAGKTSTLRTLARLDSPSLTYGEIWLDHRHLHTMSSHEAAVAGVVLVPEDRRIIPGLTVEENLQLAQIAEPIGWSIERLYDLFPRLGERRVQEGVTLSGGEQQMLSIARALARDIKVLLLDEPYEGLAPVIVDEIEKTLEVIKQQGITTILVEQNAIRALELADRCVILDTGKVVFDGSAKEVLDNKELREEYLAV from the coding sequence ATGGCGGCGACCGCGCCGGCCTTCCTGTCGGTGCACGACATCCATTCCTACTATGGCGAGAGCTACATCGTTCAGGGCGTCTCGTTCAACGTGCACGAGGGCGAGATCCTGGCCCTGCTGGGACGCAACGGGGCCGGCAAGACCTCGACGCTGCGCACGCTGGCGCGGCTGGATTCGCCGTCGCTGACCTATGGCGAGATCTGGCTCGATCACCGCCACCTGCACACGATGTCCAGCCACGAGGCGGCGGTGGCCGGCGTCGTCCTGGTGCCCGAGGACCGGCGCATCATTCCCGGCCTGACGGTCGAGGAGAATCTGCAACTGGCGCAGATCGCCGAGCCGATCGGCTGGTCGATCGAGCGGCTGTACGACCTGTTTCCGCGTCTTGGCGAACGACGCGTCCAGGAGGGCGTCACGCTGTCGGGGGGCGAGCAGCAGATGCTGTCGATCGCTCGGGCGCTCGCCCGCGACATCAAGGTGCTGCTGCTGGACGAGCCCTATGAGGGGCTGGCCCCGGTGATCGTCGACGAGATCGAAAAGACGCTCGAGGTCATCAAGCAGCAGGGCATCACCACCATCCTGGTCGAGCAGAACGCGATCCGCGCGCTCGAACTGGCCGACCGGTGCGTCATCCTCGACACCGGCAAGGTGGTCTTCGACGGCTCCGCCAAGGAGGTGCTCGACAACAAGGAACTGCGCGAGGAATATCTGGCGGTCTGA
- a CDS encoding branched-chain amino acid ABC transporter permease, which yields MLGLQRKDFGLLVLVGVLTLLAPFLLNPFPENSALAQFNAGYPDLMQRFVIFGIFAIGFNILFGLTGYLSFGHAAFLGVGSYAAIWSMKLLTMNVIPAIVFAIIIAGLFSLLVGWISLRRSGIYFSILTLAFAQMSYALAYSVLTPITGGETGLQPKVADPRLFDATLTEGAVPSANLFGLTMKSSYELSVGGWLFTFNAGYYVAAIFMMAAFYMAIRIFRSPFGMMLRAIKTNQTRMNYTGLNPRPYTLAAFVISGMYAGLAGGLMVAMDTQVGPERMFWTASGEVVLMTILGGAGTLIGPVLGAGMIKYMENIISKINDGILYEWFAALPDGLQDVLVTLIHPFIGKGWHLTLGIVFMLVVIFLPGGLIEGGQRVRRLFSRQKKPDVPARDPEHHPKPQPHVA from the coding sequence ATGCTTGGCCTGCAAAGAAAAGACTTCGGCCTTCTGGTCCTCGTCGGCGTGCTGACGCTGCTGGCGCCGTTCCTGCTCAACCCGTTTCCGGAAAACTCGGCGCTCGCCCAGTTCAACGCCGGCTATCCGGACCTGATGCAGCGCTTCGTGATCTTCGGCATCTTCGCGATCGGCTTCAACATCCTGTTCGGCCTGACCGGCTATCTGAGCTTCGGCCATGCCGCCTTCCTGGGCGTCGGCAGCTATGCGGCGATCTGGTCGATGAAGCTGCTGACGATGAACGTCATTCCCGCGATCGTCTTCGCGATCATCATCGCCGGGCTGTTCTCGCTGCTGGTCGGCTGGATCTCGCTGCGCCGCTCGGGCATCTACTTCTCGATCCTGACGCTGGCCTTCGCGCAGATGTCCTACGCGCTGGCCTATTCGGTGCTGACGCCGATCACCGGCGGCGAGACGGGCCTGCAGCCCAAGGTCGCCGATCCGCGCCTGTTCGACGCCACGCTGACCGAGGGCGCCGTGCCGTCGGCGAACCTGTTCGGCCTGACCATGAAGTCGAGCTACGAACTCAGCGTCGGCGGCTGGCTGTTCACCTTCAATGCAGGCTACTACGTCGCCGCGATCTTCATGATGGCCGCCTTCTACATGGCGATCCGCATCTTCCGCTCGCCGTTCGGCATGATGCTGCGCGCGATCAAGACCAACCAGACCCGGATGAACTATACCGGCCTGAACCCGCGGCCCTACACGCTTGCGGCCTTCGTGATCTCGGGCATGTATGCCGGCCTTGCCGGCGGGCTGATGGTCGCCATGGACACCCAGGTCGGCCCCGAGCGCATGTTCTGGACCGCCTCGGGCGAGGTGGTGCTGATGACAATCCTGGGCGGCGCCGGCACGCTGATCGGGCCGGTGCTCGGCGCGGGCATGATCAAGTACATGGAAAACATCATTTCCAAGATCAACGACGGCATTCTCTATGAATGGTTCGCCGCGCTGCCGGACGGGCTTCAGGACGTGCTCGTCACGCTCATCCACCCGTTCATCGGCAAGGGCTGGCACCTGACGCTGGGCATCGTCTTCATGCTCGTGGTCATCTTCCTGCCCGGCGGCCTGATCGAGGGCGGACAGCGCGTGCGGCGCCTCTTCAGCCGGCAGAAGAAGCCGGACGTGCCCGCGCGCGATCCCGAACATCATCCCAAACCACAGCCGCACGTGGCCTGA
- a CDS encoding branched-chain amino acid ABC transporter permease gives MEAILLQILNGLDKGSAYALIALGLTLIFGTLGVVNFAHGALFMIGAFCAVTFSRLLSLSYTVEDPERLDFLGNPMQVETPYVESWFGPEVGGALIDWSVPLSILFAIPVMVLVGLAMERGLIKYFYKRPHADQILVTFGLAIVLQEIVKYFYGANPIPTPAPDAFAGSFDFGASIGLEPGQIIYPYWRLVYFAFAAIIIGAVFAFLRFTTFGMVVRAGMADRETVGLLGINIDKRFTIMFAIAAVVAGLAGVMYTPINSPNYHMGMDFLVLSFVVVVVGGMGSLPGAVLAGFLLGILESFASMAQVVSLIPGINQIIIYLVAIIILLTRPRGLMGRKGVMEE, from the coding sequence ATGGAAGCTATTCTGCTGCAAATCCTGAACGGGCTGGACAAGGGCAGCGCCTATGCGCTGATCGCGCTGGGGCTGACGCTGATCTTCGGCACCCTCGGCGTCGTCAACTTCGCCCATGGCGCCCTGTTCATGATCGGCGCGTTCTGCGCGGTCACCTTCAGCCGCCTGCTGTCGCTGTCCTATACCGTCGAGGATCCCGAGCGGCTCGACTTCCTGGGCAATCCGATGCAGGTCGAGACGCCCTATGTCGAAAGCTGGTTCGGGCCGGAGGTCGGCGGGGCGCTGATCGACTGGTCGGTGCCGCTGTCGATCCTGTTCGCGATCCCCGTCATGGTGCTGGTTGGCCTCGCCATGGAGCGCGGCCTGATCAAGTATTTCTACAAGCGCCCCCATGCCGACCAGATCCTGGTCACGTTCGGTCTCGCCATCGTGCTGCAGGAGATCGTCAAATATTTCTACGGCGCCAATCCGATCCCGACGCCGGCGCCCGACGCGTTCGCCGGCAGCTTCGATTTCGGCGCGTCGATCGGGCTCGAGCCGGGACAGATCATCTATCCGTACTGGCGGCTGGTCTATTTCGCCTTCGCCGCGATCATCATCGGCGCCGTGTTCGCCTTCCTGCGCTTCACCACCTTCGGCATGGTCGTGCGCGCCGGCATGGCCGACCGCGAGACGGTCGGCCTTCTGGGCATCAACATCGACAAGCGCTTCACCATCATGTTCGCGATCGCGGCCGTCGTGGCCGGCCTCGCCGGGGTGATGTACACGCCGATCAACTCGCCCAACTACCATATGGGCATGGACTTCCTGGTGCTGAGCTTCGTGGTCGTGGTGGTCGGCGGGATGGGCTCGCTGCCCGGCGCCGTGCTGGCCGGTTTCCTGCTCGGTATCCTCGAGAGCTTCGCCTCGATGGCGCAGGTCGTCTCGCTGATCCCGGGAATCAACCAGATCATCATCTATCTCGTCGCGATCATCATCTTGCTGACGCGTCCGCGCGGCCTGATGGGACGCAAGGGCGTCATGGAGGAGTAG